gagtccagcaggggcaggcagtagcaagttgtaatcgttatacgttgtcagaagtatcagtagcggtcagcagagtccagcggaggcaggcagaagtcagtagtaatcgttatacattgtcagtAGTATAAGCGgtagtcagcaggggccagcagaggctggtagaggctaacagtagccagtcataatcgttatacgttgtcagaagtaacaggagtggtcagtagtggtcagcagagtccagcggaggcaggcagaagtcagtagtaatcgttatacgttgtcagaaatagaagcggtggtcagcagaggctgggagaggctaacagtagccagtcgtaatcgttatacgttgtcagaaattccaggagtggtcagcagcagtcagcagaggctgggagagactaacagtagccagtcgtaatcgttatacgttgtcagaaattccaggagtggtcagcagcggtcagcagaggccagtggagacctggtatcgggaggtcggatattagttgttcaagagcgaaaagggaagtgtgagccttttctctcgcgactcccacgagacggtccgaaattacttcgggcagcttcagagaatcgagaaagaggacatgcgtcacttcctcttgtgttcatttctaaatctgttgataacgttgcgagtgacacggaaatggtaatggggctcttgaatcccggggatgggcgcaaagcgcgggcacggggaggataccggaagaatgcttcgagcgattcccggtatcctcccaaatcgtgcggaagggtcaccgtggggtttttagtgggtaggtcccgcgcccgtcattctacgggcgcggggaattccacacaaccctcccgcctctccccaaagaggtgggagggagtctttcgaagattttccccacgacaaaaaaaaaaaaaaaaaaaaaagccccagagaatcgggccgaaaaaatacattaggtgatagcacagacgaggtatacgggtagacctatcacctaatgtattttttcggcccgattctctggggctctagagccccattaccatttccgtgtcactcgcaacgttaccaacagatttagaaatgaacacaagaggaagtgagagagaaaatgaaatttcagaaattttattattttttaacgaagtgaaagctgtacggtccataattggacattaatcgattaacttcattggagtaatcaatcaattaaggttatttaaaaatttcaagaaaatttgaattttttctcgaaagtgggtaggatttcgggggtatgtccatagatcaaaaatgactgtaattgacccctacaactgaaaataattttttcagaacgatttgaaatttttttttttcgccgaaaaatttaggcacctaccccctgtcgatttttcttaaaaattcgtttttcatttttaataattttgtttgacgtcctacggaaaagttgtctaatacttttttgtaggtacccatgacctctacttcagaaaaaagtttcattgaaatatattcacaattgtaggagttatggctgtttgaaaattggaccaattttatggggtttttctcattttgcggggtcaaggaccaacttttcgaatatttttgcgatttgtacatattctccaccaaaatacgcgtagtttgcttttttaaacattaaaatcgtccaatccgttcagaaggtatgacgttttaaagatccgcatgaaaattcgggcagacatttctggccagaaattatattttcggtaaggaatttttttctcgaaactgagtaggatttcgggggtatgtctgttgaccaaaaatgcttgcaattgacccccctagataaaaatattttttttagaacgatatgaaatttttcattttggtcaaaagatttaggcacctacccccctgtcgattttcttaaaaattactttttcatttttagtaattttgtttgacgtcctacggaaaagttgtctaatacttttttgtaggtacccatgacctctacttcagaaaaaagtttcattgaaatatattcacaattgtaggagttatggctgtttaaaaattggaccaattttatggggtttttctcattttgcggggtcaaggaccaacttttcgaatatttttgcgatttgtacatattctccaccaaaatacgcgtagtttgcttttttaaacattaaaatcgttcaatccgttcagaagttatgacgttttaaagattcgcatgaaaattcgggcagacatttctggccagaaattatattttcggtaagaaatttttttctcgaaaatggttaagatttcgagggtatatggattgaccaaaaatgcttgcaattgacccccggaaccgaaaataatttttttagaacgatttgaaataatttaatttcgccgaaaaatgatagcacctactcgaattttttttcacgaaattgggtaggatttcggaggtatgtgtattcaccaaaaatgattgtaagtgacccccacaaccgaaaataatttttccagaacgatttgaaatttttgaatttaattgttaataactttttaatgaagcctccatcaacaaatactcgtatacctcgtctgtgttaGTACGGAGTAAAATTACCAAaagtaaataattatcaagagaaAATGTTACCAAATGAAGGTAATTTATCGACAGATTTTATAAATAACATCGATCGTCGGACTAACCCACTTTTGTATATTATGACACAGCCAGGTatacgtatacctcgtctgtgattacgACTACCTTGTAGTTGTTGATCCTTTATAAATCATTCAGTATTTCGCGTTATCAATTTTCATTGTTAACTATTCGGTGCTGtacattaagaaaaattactgaAAGTTACGTGAGAATTTCAATACGAACGATCATGAAAATGCACAAAGATGAAGTAAAGacaaaagaaggaaaaatctttTGTCCGCCGACGGAATTAGACTTGGGTATCACTTTAAAAGGAGGCCAAAGTTTTAGGTGaactattaaataataataaatttatttcttcgTTACAACATAACCAATATTTGTACAATACAGACagatatttttaaatacttcGATATAATCATGAATTTTTTAACTACAAACACTCTTCGTACATTcaataaattacaaataataaatGACTTTCAGATGGTTTCCTTATAATAATGCTTATAGGGGAGTATTTGATGGATGCATTTGGACCCTCAAACAAAATGACACACATTTGATTTATACTGTGCATGGTCCACTAGAGGATTCTAAAAATTATGATAAGATTTTATCTAGGTATTTCAGGCTAGATGTGTCATTAGAAGATCACTGTAAAAAATGGGCAAcagcggatcaatattttgaaaagtTCTCAAGTAAAACAAATGGTGTTAGGATCTTGAATCAAGATGTTGTTGAAAATACATTCTCTTTCATATGTAGCTCAAATAACAATATACAAAGGTGTGTTAAGACACATACTTTGAGACAaatatattgtttaaatatatgATCTTTTCAGGATATCAGGAAtggtggaaaaattatgtttgttatttggtaaaaaaatttgttcaattGAGCAGGAGGATTATTACAGTTTTCCAACTATTGAGGCATTAACAGAGGAAAatgtagaattaaaattaaagGAAGAAAAATTTGGATATCGTGCAGGATATATAGCAAATGCAGCAAAAAGTTTAGTGGCACTGGGTGGAAGACAGTGGCTTTTAAATCtacataaaaaagaaaatgtatTATATTCCAAGGCTAGGGAACAATTAATTACACTTCCAGGGATTGGACCAAAAGTTGCAGATTGTATATGTTTAATGTCATTAGGTCATTTAGAAGCCATTCCTGTAGATACTCATATATTTCAAATTGCTAGAGCAAATTATTTGCCCCATCTAGGACAACACAAAACAGTTACGCCAAAAATTCATGCGGAAGTCAGTAGTCACTTGCGCGAATTATGGGGTCCGCTTGCCGGTTGGGCGCAAGCTGTGGTTTTTTGTGCAAAAATTAACGATGCTACTGTTACATCGACACAAAAACGTAAAACTTGTATAGACGATAAATCCATAAAACCAACGAGTCGCAGAAAACGATAGACAGTGTACTAAAAATTTTTGCACAGTTAGTCGTCGACCTACACGATTAACACGTTTGTTACCACGCatgtatttttatattctgAACGCGAACAagtttttttacaaaatataattaaatggtCTACGCATAAATCGTAGAAAATGTGTCCTCGTGAATGAGAAACCATGAATTCTATATTCTGTTGACActcatttcttctttttctttctccCACAACCTACTAGAGCAAAATCAAATTCATCAAAAATCATACAGTCTGTTAGATAATCAAGGTCATCCTTCTTTTCATCATTATCACCTACAATGAAAGGTGGTATAATTTTCATAACAAATATTCGTATTTCCTTAGtaaaaatttcattaattttcttacttaaattttttttcaatatttctgcAAAAATACTCTTTGAAAGATGTTGTAATCCAGGTAACATAGTTGATAAATACTCTCTTTGGGAAGATTTTAAAACTGCCAAACATTCTACTTGTAAAGATGCTGGTACAGAGCAGCTATGAGTTAACTTAATCTTACTTTCTGAATTTCTAGAACCCACTAAAGGATATAACATAATACCTCGAAGTTCATTAAAAGCAAtccctaaaataaaaatcataattcaagaaaatacattaaatatattaatatctaGGACATCATATTCTATTTACCAAGAGGTTTTCTATTAAGAAAAAATTCTAAGGTACCCCTCCATGTGTTTAAGTATATCCCAACTAAACTACCCTGTCCAAAGCAAGGACCATACGAGCATTTGTCCTCATTATGTTGTATATATCCTCGAGAAGAAAAAACATAAGTTCGGTAATTAAACCCAAAGTAATTAAACCCAAGGAACAAATCATCCTTTATATCATTCAGGTCCATGTTATTTGTTCCAACCCCAATTACCTAAAAGTATTTTCTTA
The Colletes latitarsis isolate SP2378_abdomen chromosome 14, iyColLati1, whole genome shotgun sequence DNA segment above includes these coding regions:
- the Ogg1 gene encoding 8-oxoguanine DNA glycosylase, coding for MKMHKDEVKTKEGKIFCPPTELDLGITLKGGQSFRWFPYNNAYRGVFDGCIWTLKQNDTHLIYTVHGPLEDSKNYDKILSRYFRLDVSLEDHCKKWATADQYFEKFSSKTNGVRILNQDVVENTFSFICSSNNNIQRISGMVEKLCLLFGKKICSIEQEDYYSFPTIEALTEENVELKLKEEKFGYRAGYIANAAKSLVALGGRQWLLNLHKKENVLYSKAREQLITLPGIGPKVADCICLMSLGHLEAIPVDTHIFQIARANYLPHLGQHKTVTPKIHAEVSSHLRELWGPLAGWAQAVVFCAKINDATVTSTQKRKTCIDDKSIKPTSRRKR
- the LOC143350043 gene encoding SPRY domain-containing SOCS box protein 3, with the translated sequence MSFKHDSTQSGQYEIFCNCKLQDCRCGESNVFEWTWDKEQTTDGVVLSEQNLEVQFHYNHFSIQAVWGNKLLEKEKHHYWEVKILNHIPGTNIVIGVGTNNMDLNDIKDDLFLGFNYFGFNYRTYVFSSRGYIQHNEDKCSYGPCFGQGSLVGIYLNTWRGTLEFFLNRKPLGIAFNELRGIMLYPLVGSRNSESKIKLTHSCSVPASLQVECLAVLKSSQREYLSTMLPGLQHLSKSIFAEILKKNLSDNDEKKDDLDYLTDCMIFDEFDFALVGCGRKKKKK